One Peptostreptococcus equinus genomic window carries:
- a CDS encoding DUF368 domain-containing protein, whose protein sequence is MLRGFCMAMADSVPGVSGGTVAFILGFYETLLDSINNLSRRIEIRKSATFLVKLFLGWTIGMIISVKLLNQMFQTNIYQLSSLFIGLTIASVVYIIRSEIRAGSLSSSYKDEISFLAYMLVGLCIVIFLTMIRSQFIQSNVIDFTNLILSDYLYLFISGMIAISAMVLPGVSGSTLLLVFGVYLPIMSALNNIMNGNFEYLYGIVIFSIGVFFGLIFSTKIIRLAFIKYRKQMLHFIIGLTAGSVYAIMNGPTTMEIPREALSLENFSISFFLVGICLIISLELSKVYKSKKIKKNL, encoded by the coding sequence ATGTTGAGAGGTTTTTGTATGGCTATGGCTGACAGTGTACCTGGAGTATCAGGGGGAACTGTAGCCTTCATACTTGGATTTTATGAAACACTTTTAGATTCTATAAATAATTTATCTAGAAGAATTGAAATAAGAAAATCAGCCACTTTTTTAGTGAAACTATTTCTGGGGTGGACAATTGGAATGATTATATCAGTCAAATTACTGAATCAGATGTTTCAGACTAATATATACCAATTGAGTTCTTTATTTATAGGATTAACAATAGCTTCTGTAGTATATATTATAAGAAGTGAAATAAGAGCTGGAAGTTTGTCAAGTAGTTACAAGGATGAAATATCTTTTTTAGCTTATATGCTAGTAGGACTTTGTATAGTAATTTTCCTTACAATGATTAGAAGTCAATTTATACAAAGTAATGTAATAGATTTCACTAATTTAATACTATCAGATTATTTATACTTGTTTATTTCAGGAATGATTGCAATTTCAGCAATGGTATTGCCAGGTGTATCTGGATCGACTTTATTGTTGGTATTTGGAGTATATTTACCTATAATGAGTGCATTAAATAACATAATGAATGGTAATTTTGAATATCTGTATGGAATCGTAATTTTTTCTATTGGTGTATTTTTTGGCTTAATATTTTCCACAAAAATCATACGACTAGCTTTTATTAAGTATAGAAAACAAATGTTACATTTTATTATAGGTTTGACTGCAGGGTCAGTATATGCAATTATGAATGGACCTACAACTATGGAAATTCCTAGAGAAGCTTTATCTTTAGAAAATTTTAGTATTTCATTTTTCTTAGTTGGTATTTGCTTGATAATAAGTTTAGAATTATCAAAAGTTTACAAATCAAAAAAGATAAAAAAGAATTTATAA
- a CDS encoding phosphatase PAP2 family protein — MAILNFIQENLRTQFGDFIFPIITYMGSAGIVWILFALYKFFIIKDKKEAISMIISLLLVLIICLLIIKPSIARPRPFMENTQVRLLIKPPQDFSFPSGHTASSFAVVTVMYIFKDKLRHIAMILAALISYSRLYLYVHYPSDVFFGLIFGVVFGFLAVLIHYFFSNRFKLVDKQKSKRL; from the coding sequence ATGGCTATATTAAATTTTATTCAGGAAAATCTAAGAACGCAGTTTGGAGATTTTATTTTTCCAATAATTACATATATGGGCAGTGCTGGTATTGTATGGATATTGTTTGCCTTATACAAATTTTTTATTATAAAAGATAAAAAGGAAGCAATTTCTATGATTATATCACTTTTGTTGGTTTTAATAATTTGTCTTTTGATTATAAAACCAAGTATAGCAAGACCGAGGCCATTTATGGAAAATACTCAGGTAAGATTATTGATTAAACCACCCCAAGATTTTTCTTTTCCATCAGGTCATACGGCATCTTCGTTTGCTGTAGTAACAGTAATGTATATATTTAAAGATAAATTAAGACATATAGCTATGATTTTAGCGGCATTAATATCTTATTCAAGATTGTACCTATATGTTCATTATCCAAGTGATGTATTCTTTGGATTAATATTTGGTGTAGTTTTCGGTTTTTTAGCAGTTCTTATACATTATTTTTTTTCAAATAGATTTAAATTAGTTGATAAACAAAAAAGCAAGAGATTATAA